The following proteins are encoded in a genomic region of Acidobacteriota bacterium:
- a CDS encoding SPFH domain-containing protein codes for MTPLGVACIVLAPLLIFLMLGVFVVNPNEGRVVQFFGRYVGTAKDQGLRWANPFYTKRRISLRVRNFETGRSKVNDTEGNPIEIAAVVVWKVVDTAEATFEVDDYVNYVHVQSESAVRNLATQYPYDTQKEGQLSLRGNTEEIAGQLQTEIQGRLHKAGVEVLEARITHLAYAPEIAAAMLQRQQAGAIIAARTQIVEGAVSMVQMALDSLSSREIVELDEERKAAMVSNLLVVLCGDRGTQPVVNTGTLHQ; via the coding sequence ATGACGCCGCTCGGCGTGGCCTGCATCGTGCTGGCTCCACTCCTCATCTTCCTCATGCTGGGCGTTTTCGTGGTCAACCCGAACGAAGGGCGCGTGGTGCAGTTCTTCGGACGCTACGTCGGCACGGCGAAGGACCAGGGTCTGCGCTGGGCTAACCCGTTCTACACGAAGCGGCGCATCTCGCTGCGGGTCCGCAACTTCGAGACGGGGCGCTCGAAGGTGAACGACACGGAGGGCAACCCGATCGAGATCGCCGCCGTGGTGGTCTGGAAGGTGGTCGACACCGCCGAAGCCACGTTCGAGGTGGACGACTACGTGAACTACGTGCACGTGCAGAGCGAGTCCGCGGTCCGGAACCTCGCGACGCAGTACCCGTACGACACGCAGAAGGAAGGCCAGCTCTCGCTGCGGGGCAATACGGAGGAGATCGCCGGACAGTTGCAGACGGAGATCCAGGGGCGGCTCCACAAGGCAGGAGTCGAGGTGCTCGAGGCGCGCATCACGCATCTCGCCTATGCGCCGGAGATCGCCGCCGCGATGCTGCAGCGCCAGCAGGCGGGCGCCATCATCGCGGCGCGCACGCAAATCGTCGAGGGCGCGGTCAGCATGGTGCAGATGGCGCTCGACAGCCTCTCCAGCCGCGAGATCGTCGAACTCGACGAGGAGCGGAAGGCCGCCATGGTGAGCAACCTGCTGGTCGTGCTGTGCGGCGACCGCGGGACGCAGCCGGTGGTCAACACGGGTACCCTGCACCAGTAA
- a CDS encoding MBL fold metallo-hydrolase: MAKRVGLLIAVALLASGLAAGPAAAQDAQAMLQAAAETMGVDDMMSIRYSGSGWVGAAGQNFAPAEDWPRFELAEYERTIDFETESSTEEMVIRQGNYPARGGGGAPIVGDRIRNWMVRGEFAWNRQIDRVVPRPQDAERRRLEIYLTPHGFLKGAMAADDVIAVERNEYGGRVTVVSFVALDKYRINGTITEDNIVQRVQTWMPNPVVGDMYYETVYTNYQDVGGGMMFPMNWHQHQDFDDGAHEPNVSGGDHTFQLSTIDDVEVNVADAALDVPDSARNAPAPPMRVEAEEVADGVWLMAGGSHHSVAVEFEDEVAVIEAPLNEARSLAVIDEIMRRIPGKPIRWIVTTHHHWDHLGGMRAYVHEGATVVTHEGNRPYYQEVLRARPWLLEPDRFSLFPPEEWSEGYIFETLREKYILGDTTRLVEIHHVQGLAHAAGMLIAYLPHEKILVQADLFTPPGPGGSLPASPNASARTLYRNVQRLGLDVETIVPIHGVPGPWSQFADWVEAAQ, translated from the coding sequence ATGGCCAAGCGAGTCGGACTGTTGATTGCGGTTGCACTCTTGGCGTCGGGATTGGCGGCGGGGCCAGCGGCGGCGCAGGACGCGCAGGCAATGCTACAGGCCGCCGCCGAGACGATGGGCGTCGACGACATGATGTCCATCCGGTACTCCGGGAGCGGCTGGGTCGGCGCCGCGGGCCAGAACTTCGCCCCGGCCGAGGACTGGCCGCGCTTCGAGCTGGCGGAGTACGAACGCACCATCGACTTCGAGACGGAGTCGTCCACCGAGGAGATGGTCATCCGGCAGGGGAACTACCCCGCCCGGGGCGGCGGCGGCGCACCGATCGTCGGGGACCGGATCCGGAATTGGATGGTCCGGGGCGAGTTTGCGTGGAACCGGCAAATCGATCGCGTGGTCCCGAGGCCACAGGATGCGGAGCGCCGTCGGCTGGAGATCTACCTGACGCCGCACGGCTTTCTGAAGGGCGCGATGGCCGCTGACGACGTGATTGCGGTAGAGCGGAACGAATACGGCGGACGGGTGACCGTCGTCTCGTTCGTCGCCCTCGACAAGTACCGGATCAACGGCACCATCACCGAGGACAACATCGTTCAGCGCGTGCAGACCTGGATGCCCAACCCGGTCGTCGGCGACATGTACTACGAGACCGTCTACACCAACTATCAGGACGTGGGCGGGGGCATGATGTTTCCGATGAACTGGCACCAGCACCAGGACTTCGACGACGGCGCCCACGAGCCGAACGTCAGCGGCGGCGATCACACTTTCCAACTGTCGACCATCGACGACGTCGAGGTGAACGTGGCCGATGCCGCACTGGACGTCCCCGACTCGGCGCGGAACGCCCCGGCGCCCCCCATGCGCGTGGAGGCGGAAGAGGTGGCCGACGGCGTGTGGCTGATGGCCGGCGGATCGCACCACAGCGTGGCCGTCGAGTTCGAGGACGAGGTCGCCGTCATCGAGGCGCCGCTGAACGAGGCGCGCTCACTCGCCGTGATCGACGAGATCATGCGGCGCATCCCCGGCAAGCCGATCCGCTGGATCGTGACGACGCACCATCACTGGGACCACCTGGGCGGCATGCGCGCCTACGTGCACGAGGGCGCGACGGTCGTCACCCACGAGGGGAACCGCCCCTACTACCAGGAGGTCCTGCGGGCGCGACCCTGGCTGCTCGAGCCGGACCGCTTCTCGCTGTTCCCGCCGGAGGAGTGGTCGGAGGGCTACATCTTCGAGACGCTACGGGAGAAGTACATCCTCGGCGACACGACGCGCCTCGTCGAGATCCACCACGTCCAGGGGCTGGCCCATGCCGCCGGCATGCTGATCGCCTACCTGCCCCACGAGAAGATCCTCGTGCAGGCCGACCTCTTCACGCCGCCCGGTCCCGGCGGGTCGCTGCCCGCCAGTCCCAACGCCAGCGCCCGAACCCTGTACCGCAACGTGCAGCGCCTGGGGCTCGACGTCGAGACCATCGTCCCCATTCACGGGGTGCCGGGGCCGTGGTCGCAGTTCGCGGACTGGGTGGAGGCCGCGCAGTAG
- a CDS encoding peptidase M14 translates to MTATRYVSAAGLLAMAALACGPGLPQGVGPDGAERDLLTRAERTGYEETTGYDEVVEFIERAAGLSDEIHATSFGSTVEGRTLPLVVVGDVADAGRESVAAAGGIRVWLQANIHGGEVCGKEALLMLLRDLATGRHAAWRSSMVLLIAPIYNADGNERMALDNRPYQLGPVGGMGTRRNAQDLDLNRDHMKLASPEARALVRAYRDYNPHVVIDLHTTNGTQHAYHLTYAPPLHPNTHPAIDALLRNDWLPAVTDAIRASDGWDFYHYGNVPRAEDVPPTWRTFDHRPRFNNNYVGLRNRIAIISEAYAYATFEERVTATLRFVEESLAFAHAHADRIATVIEEADMERVAGRRLATRAVPRRSPEPVEILLGRTEEVPHPQTGEPMRRRLDVAEPTPMDEYVAFEAAEDGVEIAPESYYVPAQLTAVVDLLTAHGIEGLPLDADATLSLEQFVTSRTSLAERPFEGHRLRTVEGVWTTVERALPAGTLYVPVTPATGRLVFALLEPRSDDGVVAWNLLDDYIEAGAVYPILRAPAVETPEP, encoded by the coding sequence ATGACGGCCACACGTTACGTTAGTGCCGCCGGCCTGCTCGCGATGGCCGCGCTGGCCTGCGGTCCGGGCTTGCCACAAGGCGTCGGGCCAGATGGCGCGGAGCGTGATCTCCTGACCCGCGCGGAGCGCACCGGCTACGAGGAGACGACGGGGTACGACGAGGTTGTCGAGTTCATCGAGCGTGCCGCGGGGCTGTCCGACGAGATTCATGCCACGAGCTTCGGTTCGACGGTCGAGGGGCGCACGCTGCCGCTGGTTGTCGTCGGTGACGTCGCCGATGCGGGGCGGGAGTCGGTTGCCGCGGCCGGCGGGATTCGAGTCTGGCTGCAGGCCAACATCCACGGCGGCGAGGTATGCGGCAAGGAAGCGCTGTTGATGCTGCTGCGGGATCTGGCGACGGGGCGCCACGCTGCCTGGCGCTCGTCCATGGTTCTGCTCATCGCTCCCATCTACAACGCCGATGGCAACGAGCGGATGGCGCTCGACAACCGGCCCTACCAGCTCGGTCCGGTCGGCGGCATGGGCACGCGGCGCAACGCGCAGGACCTCGACCTGAACCGCGATCACATGAAGCTGGCGTCGCCCGAGGCGCGGGCGCTGGTGCGCGCCTACCGCGACTACAACCCCCACGTGGTGATTGACCTGCATACGACCAACGGCACACAGCACGCCTATCACCTCACCTATGCACCGCCGCTGCATCCGAACACGCATCCCGCGATCGACGCCCTGCTGCGAAACGACTGGCTGCCCGCCGTCACGGATGCCATCCGGGCGTCCGACGGGTGGGACTTCTACCACTACGGCAACGTGCCGCGGGCTGAGGACGTCCCGCCGACCTGGCGCACGTTCGATCACCGCCCGCGGTTCAACAACAACTACGTCGGGTTGCGCAACCGGATCGCGATCATCAGCGAGGCGTACGCCTACGCGACGTTCGAAGAACGCGTCACCGCGACACTGCGTTTCGTCGAGGAATCGCTCGCCTTCGCGCACGCGCACGCCGACCGCATCGCCACGGTGATCGAGGAAGCGGACATGGAGCGCGTTGCCGGCCGGCGCCTCGCGACCCGGGCCGTCCCGCGCCGCTCGCCCGAGCCGGTGGAGATCCTGCTAGGACGGACAGAGGAGGTGCCGCACCCGCAGACCGGCGAGCCGATGCGGCGCCGCCTCGACGTCGCGGAGCCGACGCCGATGGACGAATACGTCGCCTTCGAGGCGGCGGAGGACGGCGTGGAGATAGCGCCGGAGTCCTACTACGTGCCGGCCCAACTGACGGCGGTAGTCGACCTGCTCACCGCCCATGGCATCGAGGGCCTCCCACTGGATGCGGACGCAACGCTCAGCCTGGAGCAGTTCGTCACTAGCCGCACGTCACTTGCTGAGCGGCCATTCGAGGGGCACCGTCTGCGCACGGTCGAAGGCGTCTGGACCACGGTGGAGCGAGCCCTCCCGGCGGGCACACTGTACGTCCCTGTTACGCCGGCAACCGGCCGCCTGGTGTTCGCGCTGCTCGAGCCCCGCTCCGACGATGGAGTCGTCGCCTGGAACCTGCTGGACGACTACATCGAGGCAGGCGCGGTCTATCCGATCCTGCGGGCGCCGGCCGTGGAGACGCCGGAGCCTTGA